From the Arvicola amphibius chromosome 2, mArvAmp1.2, whole genome shotgun sequence genome, one window contains:
- the Fam221a gene encoding protein FAM221A, translated as MERLTLPPGGAAAVDEYLEYRRIVGEDDGGKLFTPEEYEEYKKKVLPMRLQNRLFVSWRSPAGMDCKLIGPETLCFCTHRYKQHKTDFETVPQQRPIELPCRVTGCQCKAYHYVPLNGTQPVRCRCKHFADQHSAALGFACNSCSKCSGFHSCFTCACGQPAYSHDTVVETRQERLAQGRPVGRDVPYAAMGGLTGFSSLAEGYMRLDDSGIGAPSAAVLDSPVSAMDHPFLRALQMPSPSASQTLTDGNEVGPSRQISSLRKPEEDDMAYFERQYQERLKMEKSAKQKGKALLPPGTKPS; from the exons ATGGAGCGGCTGACGTTGCCTCCCGGCGGCGCGGCGGCGGTAGACGAGTACCTGGAGTACCGGAG AATTGTTGGTGAGGACGATGGAGGGAAACTGTTTACTCCTGAAGAGTATGAAGAGTACAAGAAAAAAGTCCTCCCCATGCGTTTACAGAACAGGCTGTTTGTGAGCTGGCGGTCACCAGCAGGCATGGACTGTAAACTGATCGGCCCGGAGACACTGTGTTTTTGTACACATAG gtataaacAGCATAAAACTGACTTTGAAACAGTTCCACAGCAGCGCCCCATTGAGCTGCCTTGCCGAGTGACTGGGTGCCAGTGCAAGGCTTACCACTATGTTCCTCTGAATGGTACCCAGCCTGTTCGCTGCAGGTGCAAACACTTTGCTGATCAGCACAGTGCTGCACTTGGCTTCGCATGCAATTCCT GCTCCAAGTGTTCAGGCTTCCACAGCTGCTTCACTTGTGCCTGTGGCCAGCCGGCATATTCCCACGACACAGTGGTGGAAACACGGCAAGAAAGGTTGGCTCAGGGCAGACCAGTAGGACGGGATGTTCCTTATGCGGCAATGGGAGGTTTGACTGGTTTCAGCTCCTTGGCCGAAGGCTACATGCGCTTGGACGACAGTGGCATTG GTGCACCCTCAGCTGCAGTTTTGGACTCCCCGGTTTCAGCCATGGACCACCCATTCCTAAGAGCCTTGCAAATGCCATCTCCTTCTGCTTCACAGACACTAACAGATGGTAATGAAG TAGGTCCAAGCAGACAGATTTCTTCCTTAAGGAAACCTGAAGAGGATGATATGGCTTACTTTGAAAGGCAATACCAGGAAAGG